A single window of Aspergillus oryzae RIB40 DNA, chromosome 8 DNA harbors:
- a CDS encoding uncharacterized protein (predicted protein), whose product MARRLWSNHSVSSSHFAWEDEACVLISDLDLEYANLEAESASLTGDAGKIMILTGASGFLGKQILQGLVSSPSVSEVHCIAARSQTSMEKLNANESSKIIVHTGDLTLPRLGLDITTARSLASRANIIVHNGTDVSFLKSYSSLKKSNVDSTAELVRLAKPCRIPIHFVSSAGVAGFVPRNELPLREVSVAAYPPPRDSSAHGYQIAKWVSERLLEMANQQYGLDIVLHRPTGIVGEDAPDANILGNLLHYSRQLELAPDMDGWDGYLDLVDVEAVAQQIVAVLESPNVSETGVRAVRVVHTCNPGAFPVHELAEYLGRTRGKPLGALPMTEWIGRAMQAGMNEMVGLYLQEVTSKRLSW is encoded by the coding sequence GAGGCGTGCGTACTGATATCAGATCTAGATTTGGAGTACGCTAATCTCGAAGCTGAATCTGCCAGTCTAACTGGCGATGCTGGCAAAATCATGATCCTCACCGGCGCCTCCGGATTCCTTGGGAAGCAGATTCTCCAAGGTCTCGTTTCGTCTCCTTCAGTATCCGAAGTGCACTGTATTGCTGCTCGCTCTCAAACGTCCATGGAGAAATTAAACGCGAATGAGTCTTCCAAGATCATCGTCCACACCGGAGACCTGACTCTTCCCCGCCTGGGGCTAGACATCACAACGGCTCGGTCACTTGCATCAAGGGCCAACATCATCGTCCATAACGGTACTGATGTGTCCTTCCTGAAATCTTACAGCTCACTGAAAAAGTCCAACGTGGATTCAACCGCCGAACTTGTTCGCCTCGCAAAACCTTGTCGCATCCCCATTCATTTCGTCTCCTCGGCCGGTGTCGCAGGATTCGTTCCGCGCAATGAGCTGCCCCTTCGTGAGGTGAGTGTAGCTGCCTATCCACCACCTAGGGATTCGAGTGCGCACGGCTATCAGATCGCAAAGTGGGTGAGTGAGCGTCTCCTTGAAATGGCAAATCAACAATACGGTCTTGATATCGTCCTGCATCGACCAACGGGGATTGTAGGGGAAGATGCTCCCGACGCCAACATTCTtggcaatcttcttcactATTCGAGGCAGCTAGAGTTAGCACCGGacatggatggatgggatggtTATCTAGATTTGGTTGACGTGGAAGCGGTAGCGCAACAGATAGTGGCTGTTTTGGAGTCACCAAACGTCTCTGAAACTGGAGTACGTGCAGTTCGTGTGGTTCACACTTGCAACCCCGGTGCCTTTCCAGTTCATGAACTGGCAGAGTACCTAGGAAGAACACGGGGAAAGCCGTTGGGCGCATTGCCCATGACCGAGTGGATTGGTCGTGCCATGCAGGCtggaatgaatgaaatggtAGGGTTGTATTTGCAGGAGGTGACCTCCAAGCGCCTCAGCTGGTAG